ACAAAAAGTCGAAGAACTTTACCCACTTCGAGCGCGATCTGACCGACGTGGGCTCGAAGAACGTGAAAAAGCTTCGCTACGACGcaacgaagaaacaaaagatgGACAAAGTAGACAAGCGCAAGATGAGCGGCGTGAAGATCAGTGCGGAAAAGTTCCGCAACAAGCAGGGCCTCAACAGGCACAACAAGGGCAAAACGTTCGGCCAGAAAGCCCCGAAAGCtggaggcggcggccacaaGGGAGGTTCGAAGGGCAAATTTGGTAACAAGGGGGGCAAGCGCAAGTGATGCGCTTGATCGGATGTGTTGTACCGGATGCGGATGAGTTACGACGGTCCTCTTTCAGCATGAAATAAATAGCCGACCGCTGAGATCCTTTTTAGTGTCCAAGCGTTTAATGTACATATTATATTCTCGTACCTTCCACACATAATCTAATCTTACGTTTGGCCATCCATTTGGCCAAACTTTGCCTCGCATGCATATACACATTTGCTCCTCCAGTTCCCGCGCTAGTGTCTATTACCTGAATAATGCACATaatgttcttttctttttgttcaaTCAAATTGTTAATCGAAAAAGTGACACACTGAATTGCCGATAATAACTGAAAGACTCCCATTGCACGAGAGTGCTACGAGGGATATACTATTAATCGTTATTTACTTATGAATGGTGGAAACATTaataaaacacgaaaactcaagcaaaagaaacaaaactgccGTCGCGGGAGACCTTAACCTAGAAACGAAACGTCCTTTTTGTCCTCTGAAATGCAGTACGTTCTACAGTACCACTACAAATGTTAGGAGCGAAGGATCGTCGTACTGTTCAAAGGCCAGGTCGACCAGCCACGCGCAAACAGCACGGATATATGTAAAAAGATCAGACACTATAATTGACAAACGTTAAACAGGACAACCGCTTCAATGACCGGTTATCTTATTGGACATTGGCCTAACGATTTGCCTATTTAGTAAGAGTATAAGATAATGTTGTAATAGAATATCTTTGTTATAATAGTTCTTGTTCTGCTTTGTAGCATCCTTCACCATGTTATTTTTCTGTGATTACTTCGTGTTTTTTGGGTGGGGACCAGAGAAATAACTAACGGACTATCTACCAAACGTAAGGCGACGTAAAACGAACGTCGGCACGGCACTCGCACTAATGCCCGATGCCAGATTCAATCGGGATTCTCTCGTCGTACACTAACAAAATCGGCcgcctctctgtctctcttttgctctcaGGTACACGTTTTCTTGCATTCTATCGAACTTCCTATCTTCCCTATTTACAGAACGACGGCTCCAGCGGGGATCCGGGCACCCGGTCTGATGtttaaacaaaagaaaacgcatTCATTTTAGGTTGCGTAGTAAATTTGTGGTGCGCTTTGTAGGGCGCAACGAAATGTTTAAAGTAATGTGTAAGTTTGGATATCTATGATGAGAGCAACCATTGATCTATTGATCTTCTATCGAAAGGGTTGGATTTGAACTTGGTACGTTTGGTTACTTGTTGAACGATCCATTTCCATGATTTAAAGGATCCATTCGATACGAGGGCTCGACTAATTTTTACACCACTTGGACGGGCGGAACTGCAGCGGTTTGTCCATACCTAGGCTGTACTCTGCCCCCATCGATCTAATAGGTGCTCTCCCAAAGATCCAGCTAGCCTCATGTCGCTGATCGCTGAATATTGCAGCGGAGCTCCTCTTCGAACATGATGTTTAGAATGTCCCCGTATGATTATCAATCAAGATAAAGAGATGTATGCAGGTGGTTACCGATTAGGCAACCAGTGAGTTCTCATCGCTGTAGTAAGCACCAGGATTCGGATCCATGTTTAGTAACTCATTCAAATCGATGTAGTCTCCGCTGACGATGGTTCCGTCGGTGCCAATCAAATTGTTGCCACCGAGCAAACCAGATGCGTCGTTTGTATCGTTGTGAGCAAGCCCATTCAGACCGATggcgccgttgttgttgtacAAATTACCGTTCGAATTACCCTTTCTGTAAGCCATGATTTGTCCTCCTGTTGATGGGTCACCAGTTATTGGCAGAATTTCAAAAGTTTCAGAGCGCGAATGTTGACGGGAGATgtgaggaaaaaaaacgacaaaaagaTGAATAATTAGTAACTGTCGATATAGGTTTGATTGTTCAGAATTGGTTAATAATGTCTAAGTACACTAAAACGGTAAACTCGCATTACGGATGTCGATACTgaagttttgaatttaatttgtttgttgttgttcaaggattaattaaaataaatgccttataaacaataaaagcTCTCATTGTTCTCGCTCACACACTGCTGTTGCTTGTTGGCCGCACACAATCGCAATCTTAAGCAATGTTCAACCCGATGACCTATGCTTCTGGATGAAGGAAGGCCTCAGCTATATTTCCTGATTTGTCCACCATTCAAACCGTAACCATTTATTCATTCCAAACACGAGGCACACAGGCATATCAATCTTTAGTTAGGAACTTTGAATATTCTTTTGATGAAAAGAGGAGAAATTTATTTCTAGATCGTCAATTAAATGGAAAGGAATGGAAATACCTGATGTACCATCTTCAAGTAAAACGATCGTAATCATACGGACCTGAgacttttgcttttaaaacctCTTTCAGTAGATGTGTTCCCCTTTACTTCACATTCTTGTTATCTCTTTGCTCCCTGCAAAATACCTCACTTTTCGGTACACAAATGAGGATAAGGAATAAGGATAAGATGGCAGGAGATGAGGAGAGATAATGTAGTGTTGTAAAAGATacatgtttctttttgtgtttgtgtaagtATGTAGTTTTAAAgatcaatcaaacgaaacgtgtACAACGGaacaaaagttaaacaaaataataaattgccCTTTGTTTAGATGGTGAATGCAAAAGAGTAATATACTACGACAGTACCTTGTGCCCAGCAGgtgaccgttcgagttctgtGTCCGTATCTTTTTTTCTAACTGTTCCATGACAGAGACCATCGTGGCCATATCTCCTCCTTTCTACCGTTGTACTTGTGGGTTTCTTGTTctccttttcttcctttcgcgcgcgcgctatactcaaccgccaccgacgacgacgacgacgacgacgacgaagactaGGACGACGATCACCGACGGAGGGCCATTCGCCTACAAGTTCTACTTTCTTTAGCCCGACCAAACCGACCAAATCCAAGCTCTCCTCAAATAACGGCAGTCGTCTGCAGCATGCCGGCACGCTTCTTCATTCTTATTCTCATTGTCAACATAACTGTGTAATGGCATCATTAGCTTTTCAAAGACAGCAAAGTCGGAGAGATACATTAACTAGTGATCGAAGGTGcacattttcaaaaaaaatcggagCTTGGGAAGCAATGGACAGCAAATGAAACAGCTTTCTTCCATCTTTATGACACAATTCATGGGTTACATTTCTGATCCTTGGCCAATTGTGTAccagcgagaaagagagagtgagagattGTGGGTTTATTGTTAGTAGTTCGCTTGTGATCTCACGAGTTTGTGACACGCACGATCACACACAGaagctctctttctctctctgtcgctttaACATGCACGCACGCGGGGGATTACCCTTTTATTGATGATCACAGTCGCGATCGTTGGAGGTCGATCTCTCATTGAAATCCTGCTCTCAAAATCCTATCCTCATGCTCTTTGTTCCAACCATTTTATTTCATATCATCCCCATCTCATCATCAACCATATCTTTGCATCGCAACAGACATTCCTGTGGAAAGGAAGAAGGTCAGATTGTGATTAGAGATTCTGTGAGTTGGCAAGGCAAGTTGAATTATTTTGTTCAACTGTGGGTACAATCAGGCAGGTTGGCGGGACAGTATCTTGCGAGgagggtgtatgtgtgtgtgtagaTTGCTCAGCAGGGCTGTTTGTTTCGGCTTTAGAGTTTAGTTACCTTACAACCTTCAAAACCCGTCCTACGCGACACACCGAATGCGGTGGTAGTACCGAGGACACAAAGTGGAAACGTGTTTCGACAGCTTTTAATTTTAGGTGAAAACAACCAAAGCTCAAATAACTAATCAGTAAAcgatattgaaaaaaaacatatgtCTTATCAAGTAAAGTAACTAACTTATCATTTGGAAGAAGATCATTTTATCCAGAACAAAAGCGTCTAGAAAAAAACGATACAAGGGAAGCGAAATGAGGAAGGAAGTGGAAAAAGGAACAACTGACCGATCGACAGTTCAGAATCTTTCTTATAGACGCTGCTGCGTGTGAGAAAAAGGATGCTTACATTAAAGAATGGAAGTAAAATGTTGGATAATAGTGGGAAAGGTTTCATCTGCACAGTGACAGTGCGTGGTTCATGAAGAAGCACAATGATTTTAATGATCTAGAAACTATGTCTTTAAACTTTCCGCATACAAACTAGAGTTTGGGAAACAAGTCCCGAATCATGGAAAAGTTTGAATGACTGTTTGATTACGGATGTCTCGTTCACTACAGTAACGGCCGTTCGCCGCAACTGGTTACCGGTCTAGCGTACCTGGGGCCGGGCTGTCAGATGTTGTCGACTTTTCATTGCTgccttgctgttgttgctgtagctgttgctgctgatgttgctgctgttgttcgtCCGTCATCAAATCCGGCAGATTCATTGGGAAATCATAGTTGAGCATAtcttcattgttgttgttgaaaagctggaaaacatacaaacatgGAAGTGCTGTAGATGAAGGAGGAAACATTGTCGAAAACGGCCGACAACAACGCCAACGATCGATTGAAACGTGTTGCGAAATATTGAGTTTGTTTCGCGGTTAGAAGGTTGATAAGTTTTTGCATTTTGGGTATTTCCACATataaaaaccaatcaaacaTACGAGGAGTTAAACATTGACATAAACGATCGACGACAAGTTTCTCGTTCTTGCTTTTCCTATCCGTTTCATATGCGCCCGTCTCGTGAGCCACAGGACCGAAGGTCTTAGTCTCTAATGCTTACATCGGTCCTAACCTTATTGAGGGTATCCTGATCAAACGGGCATGACGGGAAGTACACTCGACCGTACGGAGGTGTCGTCGAGTTTGCCGTCTGTGTGCgtcgatcatcatcgatcgggtTGGATTGttcatgttttgtttaaaatgtatgtttttGTGAAGATATTAATAATCCAATTCCGGCATTCGGGATGTAGTAGTTGCTCCAcgatcatcagcaacagcgccatcatcgtcatcatcatcagcgccatAGGAGTATGCAGTGTAGTACAACAAGGGTTATTGATTTATACCAAAATATCAAATTCCAAGCAAAAAAGTGTCAATTTTTTGATtgagttttcggtttcggtttgtgaATTGATTTAGGACGACATTTGGGGTTTACATTCATATTaggaagagaagaaaaaatgtcAAGCATGAAAAAGGAGTTTATTTTAAGCTTGTTTGAAAAATCGGGTAATATTGTCCTATGTGACAAAGCACACCAACCAATGGCGGCCTTGGTAGGCCTTGAAAATATGCAACCAATGGCAAGTCAATTAAAACAGTTGACCATTTGATTGAAGCTGCCTGCTGATGAATTGTacaaaaacattcaccaaacAACGTCCAAAGGTGGTTGAATTAAGAAAATGTAtcaatgttttggaaaaaaatagTTGACAATTTTTCAATATGCAGAATtaaaatcgaagaaaagtTGAATGGTCCGCAGACTGATCATCCGATAACGGTCGATAGCACACAAGCATTAACGTGCGTACGAACAGCCGTTCGTCCCTCAAGGCTAGTAAAGCGCCCATTTTATAGCCTTTCATCACACTTACCCCGAGCAGGGCATTCGCGTCCATCTGATAGTTGTCTCCTTTCAGCAGCTCTCTCAATGAATCGAGATCGTTCTGTACCGTGTCAATGTGCTGTCCGTATTCAGCCCTAAAACGAAAGCGCAACAAAGAAACAACATACGcacaggaaaagaaacaagaacATTGATagtggaagaaacaaaacagaagagAGGTGCAATGCCCTTCGATTAATTTCGTCGCTATCCCTTGGCGTACCGAGCTCTCCATTGTCCCACCAACAGTCTTTAACCGTAGATGCTAATCACGATTTTCTCGTGATTCCTTGTGCATAAATGATTcaccacgatcacgatcacgatcacgatcactcATAATCATTTGACGATTTGGAATGACCACCAtaagcgaacgaaaagaacTAAATAGTAAGACGGATCATTGAGGATGGTTAGTTGACAGAAGCAGAACAAGCCCTCCCTAAAGCAAAATGATTACTGGGAAAAACGAAGATCGTGGATCGCCCAACGAAGGAGTGAATGCTCCTGATTCAATGCATGGGGATGCAGATACAGACATGAATGATTTGTAATACATAAATGTACATTGAAAGTGGAGCACGTGGAGAGCTCGAATGTGTGACATCTTTTGTGTACTCGGTAAAACCTCGGTGTTGGTATTTTGACGACGAAGGCAATCAAAGGGCGGTGCACCGCTCAGTATATCAGATTCAATTGTCATAAAAGTACTAACACCGTGTTTAAACGGGACATGTCTGCATCATTACTGACGAACTTCGATAATTGTTGAtcttgctgctgcggttgcatCTGGagctgcagctgttgctgctgctgctgatcttGGTGTTGCTGGTTGCCGGTGGCCTGATTCAGCATCATATTAGAATCGAGagaattttcatcaaattcaTCATCGTGGGTTTCTCCATTGTCTAGCCCATCGCCGATAGCTGTTGGAACCTGCTGTACGCCGCCCTGTTGGACACCTTGCTGTCCTTGCAGTTGCTGTCTCTGGAGTGAGGCCTTCATTTCGTTCATGTTAACGTTCGGATTATAGAATCCTCCGTCGACGAGGCTGAACGAACCGAGCATCGGCGATCGTTTACCGTTGCCATTGCCATCCTTCACTCCTAGTCCAGACCCCATCGTCTGATCGCTGCTATCCTCGAATATATCACCCGGGACGACATCGGCAGGTGTCGTAACGAATACATCGCCACTATCGAAAGATGGACCAACTACGGCCGCCAGTGGAGGCGATGGGCTGTTGTTACTGCTGCCTTGGCCTTTTCCGCTGTAGTTTGACGGTCCAGCTGGTGCCACACCGATCTGTTGCGGTTGATCGTTGTTCGCGGCCAGCGATTGTTTCTTGACGCTTCCTCCAACGCTAATCCTCTTTACTCCTTTGGAAACCGCGACAGGTGCTACGGTAGATTTTGGGACAGTTCTGCCCGTCTTCATAGGTACTACTGCGGGTGCTGCGGTTCTCGCGGTCAAAAGACTTTTCTGTCCAACGACGCTACGCTGCGGCCTGCCACTTCTCGTAGCCATCGTCACACCCTTTAGTAAGCTTTCTCCGCCTTTCCCAGTcgactgttgctgttgccgttggCGCTCCCGTTGCTGCTTCAATTGCTCTTGCTTTTCCATCTCTCGAAGCACCATCGGAGTGTTTAGCATCATGTCGTTTTCACCGTTATCTTGATACATCGCACCAATCTCTGGGTTCGCTACTTCGTCCACATGATCCACCAGATAGGCGGCGTGTTGATCGACGTCTTCGTCCCCGTAGATGGCttcctcctcatcgtcgtcggcgccaTTGACCGTACTTTCGATCAACTCGATCAAACTAAGTGGCGCCTGATTCGTACCGTTGTTTCGTGCGCCATTCGATCTGTTACTGCGCGGTTGTTTCGCCATACTCGGAGCACTATTCAATCCGTGGGGAGAGAACACTTCTTCGTCTAGGTCACcatcttcaccaccaccattgttGCCACCGTAGACGGCTCCTCCGCTGGTACTGCTAGCGACGCTGCCAGTGGGACTGCCGGCGGAGAGCGATGGTGTTACTGTGCGATACGGCGAACGTCCCTGTTGCGACATCGGTGACGAGATCTCTGGTATTTCCGAATTCCTGTTGCACAACAGAATTATAGAAAATCTCTGTCAGTCTaaccaaaaaaataatttagccctgttttttttctgaggAGTGTTCAAGATGAGAGGTAAGCCTTATAGAAGCATCGGTTGGTGGTTccttaaacataattttccctACTCATTAGTTTCACTTATTAAGAGCATAGTGTTTGTTGGGAACTCAGAGTCGCTTTATGGATTCTTTTCCGCGGTTTCCGCACTTGTTGTTTCTTATTTATATAATGTatgaattgttgttgttttgctatttttgctACTCACTACTGTCACTATACTGATAACGAATGGACGTAGTATATAgcacaaaatatgaaaaatgtacgATGATCGTTTTATGAAATACAACATAAGAATAAGACAAcattaaacacaaaaatcgCGAGGATCAGAATAAATCTCGCATCGAACCACGGACTttgcaaagtgaaacaacgggacaggagcagaaaaacgaaaatatcctaaacaaatcaaaagaCTTAACATTTAAAGCACGGTTTGGTTTCATAAATCCATATAAATTCTTCCATCGAAAATAGGTTTCTTCCGCCAATAGTGTAGGGTAGCGAAAGGAAGCGGGAAAACCAGAGGTCGGAAGTGAAGTGGCGATCAgttttggtggccatttttcgcttcGATCATTaccttttcgctttcttgACGCCCGGTGCTATATTCTCCTTGACAATGCTACTACCATTAACGGTCCTAACGATTGCGCTACTATTAGCGCCACTAGCTGAAGTCCCCTTGCCAGTAACGGCGGACGTAGTGCCGACGGACGATGAGGTGGGCACGATTTGACCGGACATGACGGGGATAACTTTGACTTTCTTGCTCTTGTCTTGTTTCGACCTGCAACAGGAGTGGTAGGCAAGAAGATGCAagaacaaatagaaaaacTCCACGGTACGAGCAGAAAATGGTAGAGAGTTTTGGATCAAGGCGAATACTTGTTGATAAAACGCAGAGGATACTCGGCTGAAGCGACAGCCAAAAtgaagcaaaggaaaaaacagaacgatgttacaaattaaaatgcaataaaaacaaacacaaggcGGTCAAACGATAGTTTTCTAGGGCTTCGATTACAATACTGCggtacaacaacaacaaactacAACTAAGCAAATAAAGTACGATCTACATTTTGATTAACTCAATTCTAACGAACTTGTCAGTGTCAAGaaacttaaaaataatcatGCGAAACTATACATAGAGGCTTTTAATTATGCTAAGTAAATCAAAATACTGAATCCAGGGCAAGCCGATAGTGAAACGGGACAGAACGCAATAGGTGGTAACTGGAAATGACTTTACAAAGCGGATTATCACCGGTATGGAGTGTTGATTGGAGTGAACAAAATACACCACGAGGCAGTGAAAGTCGACAAAAATGtactaatcgatcgattcgaaacataaaccatcaTAATTTGGCCTAACTAAAGTTGATCGCTAAAGATATCATGCTACAAACGTAAATCATTATCTCGTCTCCGACACGTCTGAAATAAGACGCACCGCGAGTAAGGGTTTTATGCAATGCATAATAGCTATTGGTTGttataaacataaaatgtgCATCAAAAGAATCTTCTGTGGATGTTACTTACAGTAGATCTTGCTGATTCGCGTAGGCCACTTCTTCCAATGCTTCGCCCAATTCCTCAATGGTTGCACTATCAGTAAAGTCATGTTGCTTTTTAACctgaaaatgagaaaatacAACATTGCCAGCACGGAAACAGAACAACAAAGAACAGATGCTTCGCAGCAACATTCGTGTGTCACTTACTTTGGCCTGTTGTGGTGCCTCGTTGATCATAAGCTGGAATCGGCGCTTGTTGTTGCCATTGCCCATCGTACCGAGGCCTCCGCGTGATGGTTGAACGATTGTGACCAAGAAATGGATGAGCTGAAGAACAAACACAGTTAAGTCGGGATGTTGTGCCAAAGGCCAATGATCTATGTCAGATTATTCTGAACATTCCGAAGACTGCAGCGTGAAACAGATGCTTGAACCTTTGTTCTGCACGAATTAAAACATCAGTTTGACACGCTGACAATTGCTACAGACGAAGCCAAACTGAACATAACAGCATATCATGAAACGACCCCGCCGTCGTTTCAAATATCAAAAAATTTGGTTTGCAAAGCCTGTCCGAACCGCGGATTGGAAGAGGAAGAAACCGTCACCAACGCTTAAAGCGTTGACTGGACTGGGCGCAATCAGATGAAATTATACGACCAATAATCAATCCTCCGTTTATGGAAGAGTGACTTCACGAGGCCAAATTATTCGTTAAAAACCAACCATCGGTGCGTATAAATACATAACTTTACTTTTGAAAGATCGTTTGTAGGGTAAAGGCAGTTGGCATCTGCAAAAATCGGGCCTCCTCACGGGGCCCTGCGGAGGGTGCGTGCACGAGTTGAGGAAATTatcaacataaaattaaaatattcaaatgccACCGCGACAACTGATTCGTTACACGACCGAGGCGGAGGGTTTGAGAGAAACAATATTGAGCTTGTAATAAATTCACACATGCATTGACCAACTTGCCggcccgacgacggtgggtcACGTAGAGTAGCCCACACCGTGCTACGCAACCTTACCTTGTTaacaatctgctgctgcttgtggtGCTTCTGGCGGAGGATCGCAATCTCACGCCAGAGAGCCTCGTTCTCCTGCTTCATCGTCTGAAAACGGGAGTCAAGGGAATCTTGCCGGCCACGCATGTTTTTCACCTCGCTCAGCACCCGGCTGACCGCCTCCAGCTTCATGGCGCTTTTGTCgtcctgcagctgctggtgctgctgtgcttgctgcaactgttgctgcttcgAGGTAGCAATCTTGCGCTTAATGTGCTCCAGCAGGTACGGATGGTCCTTCTGGAAACAGGGATGTGTAAACTCCATCTCGTCCTTGTCGAACCGCAAGCCGCCATTGTCAATCGATGTGATTTTGTGGAAACCATCTGGAAGCAGAAACGCAACAAAAATCTCATTCGCAGTTCGGAAGGAGCAATGGGCGAAACCAGACTGTGGAAGAGTAACACTCACACATGTTCAACTGCCGAATAAAGCTGGCCATATTGTTGTGTTTGTAGTTAAGCGGCAACAGTTCTTTGGCGAACTGTGCCTGATTCTGGATGATGAAACTGCGACCATCCTGCATAACAAAAAGAGCGACAAACTTGTTAGATTGGATAGTGAGCGCTTGAGCTGTCTTGGAACACAATTATGTTGCCTGAGACATGaaattggttggttggtgtcgTTGATTCGCGCAGAACCACAACTGAGTTTTGAGAGAGATTACAGCGTATCGGACACGGTTGCCGAAAGCACAAGCGGAATGTAgtcctttttcccatttgcaACAGAACTACAAGTTTGCGCTGCTAAAAATTGATTGCGATGATCGGTTACCTTCGACCGATAAGAAAGATAACTTATCTGTGAGGTAACTTTTTAGTAGGATGCTACATCGTTTCATTGAccagaaaaacgaaatcagTCACAAAAAGAAGCCAGAATAAAACCCACAAACAATAATTATCGTTGGTTGCGGTTTGCCTCGCAGAACTATGCCGTGCGTTTCCACTGTAAGCTCGTATTGATAAGGAAGGTTGTTGAGCTAATGCCGGCCCCTTACTGTTGACTCTGGTTCATTATTCAGTAGTGTTGGGCATGGTTCAACGCCGAACAAAATGAGACAAAACAGAGTGATGACACAGGGCAATAGTGGCCtgtagaaattaaaaataaatctatgAAATTTACATAACAAGACAACGACCATTTCTCTTACAATAACTCAATTCGTATCGTCTGTCAGCCAAATGCAAAAAAGAATATCCAAAACCTCCCTAAACCAATAGCGCGCCTGTGCGAATCGAAATGCCTCAATTTGTAGGTGTATTCAATGTTTGGTGCTTTGCTGTGGTGGAGACTGtcggccaccacaccacaatcAGCGGCCGTTGGGCCTATTTTTATTCTCTGCCCGCGGCAATCGCAGGCCGGTGAATGTGGTTGCATGTGTAGGTTAGAAAGTACGACGCGACGCAATAGAACGAGAATCGTAGCGGCGACGATTATCACCGCCGTTAATCGCAGTATGATCGTACTATTTAGTCGAGCCCGAGACTATAGCTGTGGGAAAATTCCAATTCCTTCAAGTGTCATAGTTTTATTCAATGCCCTCCTTGGCCGCCGCGTACCGTTACTGTGTTCGTGCTAAATTGATCCTCGCGATCCTGTATGCatactttccattttcaagGACTCTTGttaaaagctcatttccagTAGCGGGGCCAAGTGACTGTGCTAAGGAAGGTTGACGGTGCGCGTGGATTGTAATGTTTGCGATCGATTTTGATTTCACTCTCCGCTGGGGTgaatgtttatatttttctaaGCGCAATCCCCGTCCGGCCGGTATTGGTGTGCGGCATTGTTTCGCCACCACAAACCACGCACAAATACGGCCACAGTTGCGGTCAACTGCCGCGAACAAATCGATATGTTGGCCTATGACGTGGTGTTGGAAccatttgctgttgctgtaaatgataaaataggtgcaaaaaacgaaaacacagcCTGATGCGTTACGTAAAAAAGAGCTGCCAACCGGtaacaaacacagacacaggtTTGTTGATTTGC
The nucleotide sequence above comes from Anopheles bellator chromosome 1, idAnoBellAS_SP24_06.2, whole genome shotgun sequence. Encoded proteins:
- the LOC131205732 gene encoding uncharacterized protein LOC131205732 isoform X2, with amino-acid sequence MHTFSETGTGVPAFLAKLWRLVEDSETNDLISWSTDGRSFIIQNQAQFAKELLPLNYKHNNMASFIRQLNMYGFHKITSIDNGGLRFDKDEMEFTHPCFQKDHPYLLEHIKRKIATSKQQQLQQAQQHQQLQDDKSAMKLEAVSRVLSEVKNMRGRQDSLDSRFQTMKQENEALWREIAILRQKHHKQQQIVNKLIHFLVTIVQPSRGGLGTMGNGNNKRRFQLMINEAPQQAKVKKQHDFTDSATIEELGEALEEVAYANQQDLLSKQDKSKKVKVIPVMSGQIVPTSSSVGTTSAVTGKGTSASGANSSAIVRTVNGSSIVKENIAPGVKKAKRNSEIPEISSPMSQQGRSPYRTVTPSLSAGSPTGSVASSTSGGAVYGGNNGGGEDGDLDEEVFSPHGLNSAPSMAKQPRSNRSNGARNNGTNQAPLSLIELIESTVNGADDDEEEAIYGDEDVDQHAAYLVDHVDEVANPEIGAMYQDNGENDMMLNTPMVLREMEKQEQLKQQRERQRQQQQSTGKGGESLLKGVTMATRSGRPQRSVVGQKSLLTARTAAPAVVPMKTGRTVPKSTVAPVAVSKGVKRISVGGSVKKQSLAANNDQPQQIGVAPAGPSNYSGKGQGSSNNSPSPPLAAVVGPSFDSGDVFVTTPADVVPGDIFEDSSDQTMGSGLGVKDGNGNGKRSPMLGSFSLVDGGFYNPNVNMNEMKASLQRQQLQGQQGVQQGGVQQVPTAIGDGLDNGETHDDEFDENSLDSNMMLNQATGNQQHQDQQQQQQLQLQMQPQQQDQQLSKFVSNDADMSRLNTVAEYGQHIDTVQNDLDSLRELLKGDNYQMDANALLGLFNNNNEDMLNYDFPMNLPDLMTDEQQQQHQQQQLQQQQQGSNEKSTTSDSPAPGGQIMAYRKGNSNGNLYNNNGAIGLNGLAHNDTNDASGLLGGNNLIGTDGTIVSGDYIDLNELLNMDPNPGAYYSDENSLVA
- the LOC131205732 gene encoding uncharacterized protein LOC131205732 isoform X1, with translation MHTFSETGTGVPAFLAKLWRLVEDSETNDLISWSTDGRSFIIQNQAQFAKELLPLNYKHNNMASFIRQLNMYGFHKITSIDNGGLRFDKDEMEFTHPCFQKDHPYLLEHIKRKIATSKQQQLQQAQQHQQLQDDKSAMKLEAVSRVLSEVKNMRGRQDSLDSRFQTMKQENEALWREIAILRQKHHKQQQIVNKLIHFLVTIVQPSRGGLGTMGNGNNKRRFQLMINEAPQQAKVKKQHDFTDSATIEELGEALEEVAYANQQDLLSKQDKSKKVKVIPVMSGQIVPTSSSVGTTSAVTGKGTSASGANSSAIVRTVNGSSIVKENIAPGVKKAKRNSEIPEISSPMSQQGRSPYRTVTPSLSAGSPTGSVASSTSGGAVYGGNNGGGEDGDLDEEVFSPHGLNSAPSMAKQPRSNRSNGARNNGTNQAPLSLIELIESTVNGADDDEEEAIYGDEDVDQHAAYLVDHVDEVANPEIGAMYQDNGENDMMLNTPMVLREMEKQEQLKQQRERQRQQQQSTGKGGESLLKGVTMATRSGRPQRSVVGQKSLLTARTAAPAVVPMKTGRTVPKSTVAPVAVSKGVKRISVGGSVKKQSLAANNDQPQQIGVAPAGPSNYSGKGQGSSNNSPSPPLAAVVGPSFDSGDVFVTTPADVVPGDIFEDSSDQTMGSGLGVKDGNGNGKRSPMLGSFSLVDGGFYNPNVNMNEMKASLQRQQLQGQQGVQQGGVQQVPTAIGDGLDNGETHDDEFDENSLDSNMMLNQATGNQQHQDQQQQQQLQLQMQPQQQDQQLSKFVSNDADMSRLNTVAEYGQHIDTVQNDLDSLRELLKGDNYQMDANALLGTANSTTPPYGRVYFPSCPFDQDTLNKLFNNNNEDMLNYDFPMNLPDLMTDEQQQQHQQQQLQQQQQGSNEKSTTSDSPAPGGQIMAYRKGNSNGNLYNNNGAIGLNGLAHNDTNDASGLLGGNNLIGTDGTIVSGDYIDLNELLNMDPNPGAYYSDENSLVA
- the LOC131205732 gene encoding uncharacterized protein LOC131205732 isoform X3 is translated as MHTFSETGTGVPAFLAKLWRLVEDSETNDLISWSTDGRSFIIQNQAQFAKELLPLNYKHNNMASFIRQLNMYGFHKITSIDNGGLRFDKDEMEFTHPCFQKDHPYLLEHIKRKIATSKQQQLQQAQQHQQLQDDKSAMKLEAVSRVLSEVKNMRGRQDSLDSRFQTMKQENEALWREIAILRQKHHKQQQIVNKLIHFLVTIVQPSRGGLGTMGNGNNKRRFQLMINEAPQQAKVKKQHDFTDSATIEELGEALEEVAYANQQDLLNSEIPEISSPMSQQGRSPYRTVTPSLSAGSPTGSVASSTSGGAVYGGNNGGGEDGDLDEEVFSPHGLNSAPSMAKQPRSNRSNGARNNGTNQAPLSLIELIESTVNGADDDEEEAIYGDEDVDQHAAYLVDHVDEVANPEIGAMYQDNGENDMMLNTPMVLREMEKQEQLKQQRERQRQQQQSTGKGGESLLKGVTMATRSGRPQRSVVGQKSLLTARTAAPAVVPMKTGRTVPKSTVAPVAVSKGVKRISVGGSVKKQSLAANNDQPQQIGVAPAGPSNYSGKGQGSSNNSPSPPLAAVVGPSFDSGDVFVTTPADVVPGDIFEDSSDQTMGSGLGVKDGNGNGKRSPMLGSFSLVDGGFYNPNVNMNEMKASLQRQQLQGQQGVQQGGVQQVPTAIGDGLDNGETHDDEFDENSLDSNMMLNQATGNQQHQDQQQQQQLQLQMQPQQQDQQLSKFVSNDADMSRLNTVAEYGQHIDTVQNDLDSLRELLKGDNYQMDANALLGTANSTTPPYGRVYFPSCPFDQDTLNKLFNNNNEDMLNYDFPMNLPDLMTDEQQQQHQQQQLQQQQQGSNEKSTTSDSPAPGGQIMAYRKGNSNGNLYNNNGAIGLNGLAHNDTNDASGLLGGNNLIGTDGTIVSGDYIDLNELLNMDPNPGAYYSDENSLVA